One genomic region from Streptomyces sp. NBC_01304 encodes:
- a CDS encoding LCP family protein — protein sequence MTDTAGTPAEPDPVPDDDAPEPVAPAPPAPPAPRKRHWLRWAALAVSVVVLAAAGIGWSLYKKLEGNITEDTGTAAELERYERERPLPAVHDAQNVLLIGSDTRSGQGTGNPYGQDQGTQRSDTTILLHLAADRRSATAVSLPRDLMADIPSCRKPDGSRTNEQFAQFNWAFEFGGAACTIRTVEKMTHVRIDHHMIVDFRGFKKMVDAVEGVEVCLKDPVDDADAHLKLAAGRQKLDGEQALGYVRARKTLGNGSDTDRMDRQQQFLGALVNKVQSNGVLLNPTRLFPVLDAATSSLTTDPALAKLTDLYELVRSMRNIPTERVQFLTVPRQSYTYDANRDELVQPDAGRLFDQLRNDAPVQVAPEPTEAEQAADEAAQKGEESESGGGHWVDQGYWGDDGEWVDDGYWADGKPSGSEASGKGTSDEKPDDEKPGDGKPADASPSPSESPSPAPTFRGNTAAGSTC from the coding sequence GTGACCGACACCGCAGGCACGCCCGCCGAGCCGGATCCCGTCCCGGACGACGACGCGCCTGAGCCGGTAGCGCCTGCGCCACCCGCGCCGCCCGCACCGCGCAAGCGGCACTGGCTCCGGTGGGCCGCCCTGGCCGTGTCCGTCGTCGTGCTTGCCGCCGCCGGGATCGGCTGGAGCCTCTACAAGAAGCTCGAGGGCAACATCACCGAGGACACCGGCACCGCGGCCGAGCTCGAGCGGTACGAGCGGGAGCGGCCGCTGCCGGCCGTGCACGACGCGCAGAACGTCCTGCTCATCGGCTCCGACACCCGCTCCGGGCAGGGCACCGGCAACCCCTACGGCCAGGACCAGGGCACCCAGCGCTCCGACACCACGATCCTGCTGCACCTCGCGGCCGACCGGCGCAGCGCCACCGCCGTGTCGTTGCCGCGCGACCTGATGGCCGACATCCCCAGCTGCCGCAAGCCCGACGGGTCGCGTACGAACGAGCAATTCGCCCAGTTCAACTGGGCGTTCGAGTTCGGCGGGGCGGCCTGCACCATCCGTACCGTCGAGAAGATGACCCATGTCCGCATCGACCACCACATGATCGTCGACTTCCGGGGCTTCAAGAAGATGGTCGACGCGGTGGAAGGCGTGGAGGTCTGCCTCAAGGATCCCGTCGACGACGCGGACGCCCACCTGAAGCTCGCGGCGGGCCGGCAGAAGCTGGACGGAGAGCAGGCGCTCGGCTACGTACGCGCGCGAAAGACGCTCGGCAATGGCAGCGACACCGACCGAATGGACCGCCAGCAGCAGTTTCTCGGCGCGCTCGTCAACAAGGTGCAGAGCAATGGCGTACTGCTCAATCCGACCCGGCTCTTCCCGGTCCTGGACGCCGCCACCTCTTCGCTCACCACGGACCCGGCGCTGGCGAAGTTGACCGACCTGTACGAGTTGGTCCGCTCCATGCGCAATATCCCCACGGAACGGGTGCAGTTCCTCACCGTGCCCCGGCAGTCGTACACCTATGACGCCAATCGCGACGAACTGGTGCAGCCCGATGCGGGACGCCTCTTCGACCAACTGCGCAATGACGCACCGGTCCAGGTGGCCCCCGAGCCCACCGAGGCCGAGCAGGCCGCCGACGAGGCCGCGCAGAAGGGCGAGGAATCCGAGAGCGGGGGTGGGCATTGGGTGGACCAGGGGTATTGGGGCGATGACGGCGAGTGGGTCGACGACGGCTACTGGGCGGATGGAAAGCCGTCCGGAAGCGAGGCGTCCGGCAAGGGGACATCCGATGAGAAGCCGGACGACGAGAAGCCGGGCGACGGGAAGCCCGCCGATGCCTCGCCGAGCCCTTCGGAGTCGCCCTCTCCCGCCCCCACATTCCGCGGAAACACGGCCGCGGGAAGCACCTGTTGA
- a CDS encoding TIGR03089 family protein, protein MNATDRTPADLLRSALAADPARPLVTFYDDATGERVELSVATFANWVAKTANLLQGDLGAEPGDRLALLLPAHWQTAVWLLACSSVGVTVCVGGDPADADLVVSGPDSLDAARACSGERVALALRPLGGRFPQVPDGFSDYAVEVPSQGDRFAPFVPVDPSSAALDVGGTSVTGAELVERALAEASSLGISAGARVLSGLPYDTWEGLFAGLYAPLAAGGSVVLCRHLDEVGLDKRVESERVGVVLR, encoded by the coding sequence GTGAACGCGACCGACCGCACCCCCGCCGACCTGCTGCGATCCGCGCTCGCCGCGGACCCGGCCCGCCCGCTCGTCACCTTCTACGACGACGCCACGGGCGAACGTGTCGAATTGTCCGTGGCCACCTTCGCCAATTGGGTGGCCAAGACCGCAAATCTGCTCCAGGGCGACCTGGGCGCGGAGCCCGGCGACCGGCTCGCGCTGCTGCTGCCCGCGCACTGGCAGACGGCGGTGTGGCTGCTCGCCTGTTCCTCGGTGGGCGTGACCGTCTGTGTCGGGGGCGATCCGGCCGATGCGGACCTCGTGGTCAGCGGTCCCGATTCGCTCGATGCGGCGCGGGCCTGTTCCGGGGAGCGGGTCGCGTTGGCGCTGCGGCCGTTGGGTGGGCGGTTTCCCCAGGTCCCGGACGGGTTCTCGGACTATGCGGTGGAGGTGCCGAGCCAGGGGGACCGGTTCGCGCCGTTCGTGCCCGTCGATCCGTCCTCGGCCGCGCTCGACGTCGGGGGTACGTCGGTGACGGGGGCGGAGCTGGTGGAGCGGGCTCTCGCCGAGGCGTCGTCGCTCGGGATTTCGGCCGGGGCCCGGGTGCTTTCGGGGTTGCCGTACGACACGTGGGAAGGGCTCTTCGCCGGGCTGTACGCTCCGCTCGCGGCCGGGGGGTCGGTCGTGCTGTGCCGTCACCTCGACGAGGTGGGGCTGGACAAGCGGGTCGAGAGCGAGCGGGTCGGCGTAGTCCTGCGTTGA